The Candidatus Krumholzibacteriota bacterium DNA segment TATCAGAGTCTCTCTCGCTTTCTCGCTTTTATTGTCCCTGTAGGTCTCCCAGAGCTCTGAGCGATCTACACTTTTATCTTTCTTTGCCGTATTCAATTTCATACTTGTGCCCGTTTGCATGATCCATGCCACAGATAGCCATTCATAACACGTTACACCGCAACATATTAAGCCGTCGTTTCTGGATGTGTCCCGATTTAATTCGGATCATCAGGAAAATAATTCCCCGTGACTAAACTGAAATTGCAGTCTCAAATGAATCCTCTTCCTTGTACAATTTCAGTTTATTCCTAAGGGTTCTGACACTGATTCCGAGTTCCATAGCCGCTCTTGTCCTGTTGCTGCTGAATTTTTTCAATCTTTCCTCTATCATTAGACGTTCAGCTGCGGCAATCGTGCAGCTTTTCAGTATCGCCTCGACTTTTGAAGTCTCGATAGAGTTGCTGTTGTTGAACATGAATGAGTCCTCATTGATCATATCTTCCTGACATAGTATGACTGCTCTTTCGATCCAGTTCTCAAGTTCGCGGATATTTCCCCGCCATGGACAATTCTCAAGCTTCTTGAGAGCTCCCTTGCTCATTTTTTTAATTTCCTTGTCGTTTTCCGCGCAATATATCCGGATGAAATGTTCAGCAAGAAGAGCTATGTCATCTCTTCGTTCGCGCAAGGGGGGAACTTCGATATTCACCACGTTCAGCCTGTAATAAAGATCTTCCCGGAACCTTTTCTCCCTTATCTCGGTCAGCAGGTTTTTATTTGTCGTGGAGATGATCCTCACGTTTACAGGTATCGACTGCTTCCCGCCTACCCTGTCGATCTCTCTTTCCTGGAGGACTCGCAAAAGTTTCGCCTGGATATGTGGCGGGATTTCCCCGATCTCATCGAGAAGCAGCGTTCCTGTGTCTGCCTGTTCGAACTTTCCCGGATGCACCTTATGCGCCGATGTAAATGAGCCTTT contains these protein-coding regions:
- a CDS encoding sigma-54-dependent Fis family transcriptional regulator; its protein translation is MEKKILVVEDMDMTREFLIDVLSEYKVDAVSNVKSALKQIENTEYDLVISDVRLPEKGEGVELLKIIKNRCPDTIVIIMTGFGSVEEATESIRLGAYDYIQKPFTIDELNIKIKNAFNFSSMRTENRDLKRKLDNKPSGGGIIGKSEKLEKILDTVDMIADTRATVLITGENGTGKELVARRIHSMSGRKDKPFVKINCAAIPEGTLESELFGHEKGSFTSAHKVHPGKFEQADTGTLLLDEIGEIPPHIQAKLLRVLQEREIDRVGGKQSIPVNVRIISTTNKNLLTEIREKRFREDLYYRLNVVNIEVPPLRERRDDIALLAEHFIRIYCAENDKEIKKMSKGALKKLENCPWRGNIRELENWIERAVILCQEDMINEDSFMFNNSNSIETSKVEAILKSCTIAAAERLMIEERLKKFSSNRTRAAMELGISVRTLRNKLKLYKEEDSFETAISV